A single Acidobacteriota bacterium DNA region contains:
- a CDS encoding PQQ-binding-like beta-propeller repeat protein: protein MYKPAWIESLRAAAPRHLSLTPAHVISSGIDTPIEARALADGRVAWTSDIRVSVRPLVLPGLLAAATTDAVVAIDTADGRTRWTASAPAPIALASSDSVILAAGAWGLRAIRAADGAVLWEAAATGEPAAVIAIGASVAVAYQDRALVAFDLGSGRLQWRTPLDIRPTALTATPERIFLVAGEGYVCAYRTEGGALDWCFPVRVRPVGAPLTDARHVYVAFLDAIIRVFDAENGARRRTLSAISRPIDGPQIAGALLAVPLVTSEFVVFNSAEDFKLTRVPGFDSAETPPTLQAGAIAPDGSVIAMIMTSPARTSLVLLQKSAPAAPPPAATPPPAPAAPPMPGPTQQKP, encoded by the coding sequence TTGTACAAGCCGGCCTGGATCGAGAGCCTCCGGGCGGCCGCGCCACGGCACCTGTCGCTGACGCCCGCTCACGTCATCAGCTCCGGCATCGACACGCCCATCGAGGCGCGCGCGCTGGCGGATGGCCGCGTCGCGTGGACGTCCGACATCCGCGTGAGCGTGCGCCCGCTAGTGTTGCCGGGCCTGCTCGCCGCCGCAACGACAGATGCCGTGGTCGCAATCGATACGGCCGATGGCCGGACGCGCTGGACCGCCTCCGCGCCGGCGCCGATCGCCCTCGCCTCCAGCGACAGCGTGATCCTCGCCGCCGGCGCCTGGGGACTCCGCGCGATTCGGGCCGCGGACGGCGCCGTCCTCTGGGAGGCGGCCGCGACCGGCGAACCCGCGGCGGTGATCGCCATCGGCGCGTCCGTCGCCGTGGCGTACCAGGATCGCGCGCTCGTCGCGTTCGACCTGGGCTCGGGCCGCCTCCAGTGGCGGACGCCGCTCGACATCCGGCCCACGGCGCTCACGGCCACGCCGGAACGCATCTTTCTCGTAGCTGGCGAAGGCTATGTGTGCGCCTACCGCACGGAGGGCGGCGCGCTGGACTGGTGTTTTCCTGTCAGGGTCCGGCCCGTCGGCGCGCCGCTGACCGACGCTCGACACGTGTACGTCGCGTTCCTCGATGCGATCATCCGGGTCTTCGACGCCGAGAACGGCGCGCGGCGACGGACACTGTCGGCGATCTCGCGGCCCATCGACGGCCCGCAGATTGCCGGCGCGCTGCTCGCCGTGCCGCTCGTGACGTCGGAATTCGTCGTCTTCAACAGCGCCGAGGATTTCAAATTGACCCGCGTGCCGGGATTCGATTCCGCCGAGACGCCGCCGACGTTGCAGGCCGGCGCGATTGCCCCGGACGGTTCGGTCATCGCGATGATCATGACGTCGCCAGCGCGCACGTCGCTCGTCCTGCTCCAGAAAAGCGCGCCTGCGGCGCCGCCGCCCGCAGCCACTCCTCCGCCGGCTCCTGCGGCCCCACCGATGCCGGGACCGACCCAGCAGAAACCCTAG